GCAAGTCGAGCAGGGTGAGAGCTTCTTCTAAATCTGTTGGTGGCGTCCAGCTGCCGCAACCCAGCACGAGCGTGTGAGGGCGTCCACGCAACAAACTTGTGAGATTGCGCAGCATGCGGGCGATTCCCGGGTCATCGCAGAAGCGATGCACATCTTTGAGCAGAAGCAGCGTGGGACTGTTGCCATCGAGATCCTGCAACCACTGGAGAACAACCATCGGCTGGCGAGCACCGAGTCCCTCGCTACCAAGAACACCTAACAGGCCACTCACAAAGTCCCAAGACGCCACTCGACGGCCTGGCAAGCGTTCCGCTGCTTGACTCAGCAGAGATTCAACACGCTCCTCCTCGTGGCTGCGAATCCAGATCAGAGGAGTGCCCGCGCGAATGAGCAGATCGAGTTGTTGTGCCCACTGTTCAGTCACGCGTGACCTCCGACTCCTCGTCTGGGTCCAAGCGCAGGCTCAAGAGAGCCTCCCAACGCGGATCTGCCGCCGGCGTGGGCGAAGCAGACAGCTCATGGTCAGCTGATTGAGGCATGCCTGGGCAGCCATCACCGCAGAAATTAACGGCTGGCATTTGAAGACTCAATTGCTCGAAGACCCATCGCTCTGGCTCAAAGCTGCCCCTTGGATCCAGGCACTCCACAAGTCCGTTGATTGAAGACACATCGAGTCCCTCCTCTGCCATCGCCTCTGTGGCTTCACTATCGCCAAGCCAGATCAGCTCACTAGCGTCCGTAGACAATTTGCGATTGAACTGATTCAAACAGCGATCGCAGCACAAGCACACGATGGTGTGCGCTGAACCGGAAACCTCGAGGATATTTCCACGGTGCTCGGCCTGAATACTGCCACGAACTGGGGTTAAGGAGGGCAGCTCATCCAGTTGGCCTGCAAATTCCCACTCACGAGCTGAACCAAGAGCTTGTAGCTCGCGAAGGGGAACGGGCTCGAGCCCAGGAATCATTTGTTTCCGCCTTTGGGCTCGAAGGGCATGCGTCCTGAGCTAGACCCACCACCGGCAGAGGCTGAGGCAGCCTGGGATTTCTGCAGCATCTGGGCATCAAGAATGGACTGGAGGTTGTCGGGCAAAGCCTCGCGAGTGAGCAGGAAGGTTTGAAAAGCCTGAAAGATATTGGCGATCACCATGTACAACAAAACACCGGCAGGGAGAGGGAAGAACAAGAACATCCCAGTGATCATCACAGGAGTGATCTTGTTGGCGGTGGACTGCTGAGGATTGGCAGGCATCCCCATGCCAGAGAGGAGCTGTGAGACAAACAGGCTCAGACCGAAAGCACCAATCAGGATCGCAATATCCCAATTGATTGTCCCCTCGGTGTAGAACCCAACCTGACCGAGGGCTTTGATGAACAAGAAGCCGCTGCGTGCTGCCAGTCCAGTGATTTTCCCTTCAACGGTGGCATCGCCGGTCGTGAGGGCCGTAATTGTTCCTGTCTCACTCACGCTGACAACGCCCTCTCCCTTGGTAACCGTCCATTTAGGGAGGAACATTTGACCGTTATCAACCCCAGAGATCACATTCCGGAAACTCTCTCCACCACGAGTTTCGAGCTGAATGGGAACACTCTCTCCAGTGCCGAGTTTGGTGCCACCAGGAAGGCTTGCCACGATCGGGACGTGGTTGGTTTCCGTGATGAAAATTGAGTGGCTGGCACTTGTGAAAGGCTTGGGCTCAACAGCAGCAATTTGATCCGCAGGTAGGACCTTCAGATTGAGCGTGTAGGGCACATCTGCGAAGGGTGATCCACGCAACGTCGCAAACAAAGCGAACAGAATCGGCATTTGAACCAACAGAGGTAGGCAACCCGCCAATGGGCTACCGAACTCCTTCATCAACTTGCCAAGTTCTGCCTGCTGCTTTTGGGGATCGTTCGCATAACGCGCCTTGATTTCAGCTTGACGCTTCTGCATCACAGGCTGGGCAATCCGCATGCGCCTGGCACTGCGAATGGACCCTGCGCTGAGAGGGAAGAGAGCCAGGCGAATTACCACCGTGAGGGCCACGATCGCCAGGCCATAGCTTGGGACCAATCCGTAGAAAAAGTCCAGGATTGGGATCAGCAGATTGTCGGAGATGTACCCGATCACGATGGAGTTCCGAGTGATTGATGAATGTTGATGCCAGTGTGCAACAGCACAGGAGCCTCTGTGGGAATGGGCTCAGAGAGAAGACGGTTTCAAGCGGCGAAGCCTTTGTTCTCCACGTCCTTTGAAGCCGAGCTCGCACGTCGAGCACTGATTCGCTCTTCGATGAAAGCCTGAAGCTCTCGGAAGCGTGGAACCGAGCGCAGTTCGAGGCGGGATCCGTCTGTCAAGACAAGAACCATGTCTCCCCAGGCGCCAAACCCCCTCGACACAGTGCGAACCTCCCGAACCTGGCTGTATACCACCTGGCTGCGATCTCGTCCCATCCAGCCACCGGTCACAGAAATTCGTCGACTGGTGATGTTGAAACGCAACCAAATGGCGCGAACAATTGCGCCAACCGCAAAGGGCAAACCGATCAATGTCAGCCCGAGCAACAGGTTGAGAATCAAGTCACCGACTGCTGGTCCGCCTTCGTAGAACGTGTCTTCTTGGATGGATGTTGGCATCGTTAGTAACCCGCTTGTTGGAGCAATCTGTCGCATTCTTCCAACATCGGGGCTTCTGAGATCGCCGCACCTGGTTTCAGACTGATCAAAACCCAGGTGTTTGCGTGCTGGAAAGACTGCTCAAAATGTTGACGAAGATGGTCGTGCAAACGCCGTCTTAGCCGATTGCGAATGACGGCCCGCTTACTCACTTTGCTGCTGATGACAACAGCGCAACGGCACACTGCAGCTTGACCTTGATCCTCCAGTGGACGGCTTTCCGAACGCAGAAGCCTCGGCATCGCAGAAGCCTTGCGCAACGTCATCAAGGTTCCATGGAACCGTTGACCCTTGCGATACAGGTAATCAAAACAGCGGTGACCACGCAATCTCATTGATGTGGGAAGCACCATCGGGGGCTAGGACGAGCTCTAGAGCCCTTAAGCAGCCAAACGTGAACGCCCACGCTTTCGGCGCGTGCGAATCACACGACGACCGGTGTGAGAGCGCATGCGAACACGGAAACCAGAAACGCGTTTCCGCTTACGGCTGGTGCCTCCAAAAGTTCGTTTGGTCATGGATTCACCCCGGCGCCCAGCCTTTTATCAGTAGAAGAGCTTATCAGCCAATGCTTAGTCGATACTGAAGTTCCAGCTCCCTAAATAGCCAGCCACTGGAACGTCTCCAGGGGCCTGTGCCAGGGCATTGAACTGAAACATCCCACTCTTGTTGGGATTGAAGATCGTCATGGACACGGCGTAGGTGTCTTCAGTGGGAATAGGCGTTTCAGGGAAAACCTCAATCGCAGTTTGGTTCTCGCTGATTTCGAAAACAGCAGGGATGACCTCTTCGCAACGGCTTCTGCTGAGCATGCCGCCCTTCTTCATCTTGCAGAGCTTCAATTTGTTGGGGCGGATCTTGGCATTGAAGTAATCGGGAACGGTGATGCTTAGTTTCAGGATCGCGGTTTTGCGATCTTTCGGCCGAAGCATCAGAAAGTATTCCGATCGCTCGCGCGTACGAGTGCTCGTTTGGACGTAGTACAGCTTGCGGTAGTTGTTGTCGCTTTCCCAGCGAAACTCCATCAAAGAGGGAGTGTTCTGGGCTTGAACAGCAACGGGTTGGAGCATCTCCACCACAGAAGCAGAAGCAACAACTCCGCAACCGATCACCCCTGCAATAACGGCGAGGCGGCGGATCGGGGTCGTGGGCAGAAGGTCCATTAATTCAGCTGGTGAAAACAATCACCGCAATGGTTAGTCCCATGATTGTCCTAAGGACAGCGAGCAGCAAGGGGTTCGAAGGGTCGGCCCGGCATCTGTCAGTTGTGACTGGATCTATCTGGCCTGAGGCGACTGGCTTCCCCCAGGTAGGCGTGGCGAACCTCCTGATCGTCTGGCATCCAGGCATGTGCCAGAAGACGGATGCACCTAGGCAGGTCTCCCTCAACAGCCATCTGCTGACAATCGAGGAGAGCAACGCCATCCCACCCTTCACGGCGCCGTGCAACGGCAGCTGGAAAGCACGCATCCAGATCGGTGGTCACAGAAAACGTGATCGAAACGATGCAGTCCGGCTTCAGAGCGTTGTGTTTCACCAGCGCATCCATCAGTTCAGAGACCGCCTGCTCAATCGCAACAACAGTGTTAGCGCTGCAGGTGGTTGCACCACGTAGACCGCGCAAGGCCAATCCGCTCCCCAAGGTCATGGCCGGAACAACCACAAGGGTTGACCGCTGAGCTCCATCTCAATCGAGACGAGCTGCTCGATTCGTACAAGCAGATTGGACCCCGACAACCCTTGCAGCAATGGCTTACGGGGTTTTCCAAGTGTCACCACGCGGCAGCGCTCCTCATCCAGATCAGCCAACTGTGCCGCAAGCACCCTTGCGCGCTCCTCGTCACCCAGCTCATCCACGAGTCCAAGATCTTTGGCCTGGGCACCGCTGAACACCCGACCGTCAGCAAATTCGCGGACGCGGCTTGAATCAAGCTTCCGTCCTTCTGCAACGGCCGCCACAAATTGCTCATAGCTGCTGTCAATCAAGGCTTGCAGCAACTCACGTTCTTCTGGGCCTAAAGCACGATCTGGAGAAAGGATGTCTTTGAAAGCACCGCTCTTCACGGTTTCAAATTTGACGCCAACACGATCCAGCAATTTGGAAAGATTGTTGCCGCGAAGGATCACACCGATGGAACCGGTGATCGTCCCTGGATTGGACACAATCTTTTCTGCGGCAACACCCACATACACCCCACCAGATGCAGAGATATTCCCGAAGCTGGCGACGACGTGACAGCCTTTTTCACGCAGCCTGAGCAGGGCAGAGTGAATCTCCTGGCTGTCGCCAACAGTCCCTCCAGGACTATCAATTCGTAGCAACAGTGCAGGAAATTCACGCTCCTGAACCTCTTTCAGAGCTTTGAGGACTCGACGACGGGTGGAGCCAGTGATCGCCCCCTCAATGGCGATCCTCGCCATCGTTCGCCGGGACTTGCGGCGCCAGGGCCAGATCATGGTGGTCAATCGAACACGTCTAGATCTTAAAAAGGAGCCTGTTCGTAGCACCCCATGGGATCTCTCCGCCGAGGGCTGCTGATGATCCTGCCGTTCGCCCTATGGGGCACAGCGATGACAGCAATGGCTCCTCTGGTCAGCACAGGAGGGCCGATTCTGGTGTCCTGCTTGAGGTTGCTCCCGGCTGGAATCATCGTGATCGCCTCTGTTCCGCTTCTCGGGCGTTCCTTAGCCATTGATCCTGGGGATCGGGGTTGGTTTCTCCTGTTCACCCTGATTGATGCCCTGCTGTTTCAGATCTGTCTGGCCCGCGGACTCGAAGGCACTGGCGCGGGTCTCGGTTCTGTACTGATTGATTCTCAGCCCTTGATGGTTGCACTGCTTGCCCGATGGCTCTTTGCAGAAACGATCAATCCGATCGGTTGGATGGGATTGATTCTTGGTCTGGTGGGCATTGTCTGCCTG
The window above is part of the Synechococcus sp. WH 8020 genome. Proteins encoded here:
- a CDS encoding YceD family protein; the protein is MIPGLEPVPLRELQALGSAREWEFAGQLDELPSLTPVRGSIQAEHRGNILEVSGSAHTIVCLCCDRCLNQFNRKLSTDASELIWLGDSEATEAMAEEGLDVSSINGLVECLDPRGSFEPERWVFEQLSLQMPAVNFCGDGCPGMPQSADHELSASPTPAADPRWEALLSLRLDPDEESEVTRD
- the yidC gene encoding membrane protein insertase YidC, with amino-acid sequence MIGYISDNLLIPILDFFYGLVPSYGLAIVALTVVIRLALFPLSAGSIRSARRMRIAQPVMQKRQAEIKARYANDPQKQQAELGKLMKEFGSPLAGCLPLLVQMPILFALFATLRGSPFADVPYTLNLKVLPADQIAAVEPKPFTSASHSIFITETNHVPIVASLPGGTKLGTGESVPIQLETRGGESFRNVISGVDNGQMFLPKWTVTKGEGVVSVSETGTITALTTGDATVEGKITGLAARSGFLFIKALGQVGFYTEGTINWDIAILIGAFGLSLFVSQLLSGMGMPANPQQSTANKITPVMITGMFLFFPLPAGVLLYMVIANIFQAFQTFLLTREALPDNLQSILDAQMLQKSQAASASAGGGSSSGRMPFEPKGGNK
- a CDS encoding PH domain-containing protein gives rise to the protein MPTSIQEDTFYEGGPAVGDLILNLLLGLTLIGLPFAVGAIVRAIWLRFNITSRRISVTGGWMGRDRSQVVYSQVREVRTVSRGFGAWGDMVLVLTDGSRLELRSVPRFRELQAFIEERISARRASSASKDVENKGFAA
- the rnpA gene encoding ribonuclease P protein component, whose translation is MVLPTSMRLRGHRCFDYLYRKGQRFHGTLMTLRKASAMPRLLRSESRPLEDQGQAAVCRCAVVISSKVSKRAVIRNRLRRRLHDHLRQHFEQSFQHANTWVLISLKPGAAISEAPMLEECDRLLQQAGY
- the rpmH gene encoding 50S ribosomal protein L34 yields the protein MTKRTFGGTSRKRKRVSGFRVRMRSHTGRRVIRTRRKRGRSRLAA
- a CDS encoding DUF2808 domain-containing protein, which encodes MLQPVAVQAQNTPSLMEFRWESDNNYRKLYYVQTSTRTRERSEYFLMLRPKDRKTAILKLSITVPDYFNAKIRPNKLKLCKMKKGGMLSRSRCEEVIPAVFEISENQTAIEVFPETPIPTEDTYAVSMTIFNPNKSGMFQFNALAQAPGDVPVAGYLGSWNFSID
- the aroH gene encoding chorismate mutase codes for the protein MTLGSGLALRGLRGATTCSANTVVAIEQAVSELMDALVKHNALKPDCIVSITFSVTTDLDACFPAAVARRREGWDGVALLDCQQMAVEGDLPRCIRLLAHAWMPDDQEVRHAYLGEASRLRPDRSSHN
- the sppA gene encoding signal peptide peptidase SppA, translated to MIWPWRRKSRRTMARIAIEGAITGSTRRRVLKALKEVQEREFPALLLRIDSPGGTVGDSQEIHSALLRLREKGCHVVASFGNISASGGVYVGVAAEKIVSNPGTITGSIGVILRGNNLSKLLDRVGVKFETVKSGAFKDILSPDRALGPEERELLQALIDSSYEQFVAAVAEGRKLDSSRVREFADGRVFSGAQAKDLGLVDELGDEERARVLAAQLADLDEERCRVVTLGKPRKPLLQGLSGSNLLVRIEQLVSIEMELSGQPLWLFRP